From Enhydrobacter sp., the proteins below share one genomic window:
- a CDS encoding acyl-CoA dehydrogenase family protein has translation MDLTLSVEDSAFRDEVREFLDRNLTEDLREAGRKTGGVFAEFAAGLRWHKVLAARGWSAPTWPVEYGGTGWSATQRYIFARECIAQDAPRIFSMGIRMVGPVIMKFGTPEQKARYLPGIVSGDIVFCQGYSEPGSGSDLASLKTRAVRDGDDYVINGTKIWTTGAHVANRMFCLVRTSAEGKPQDGISFVLIDSMEVPGLAVKPIVTLAGDHEVNQVFFDNVRTPVANRIGPENQGWTVAKYLLEFERGGDAYTPNLHARIEDVKRIAREEAADGSGRLIEDRSFAERLAETEIDIQALEMIELQVLSDLSKGRNPGAASSSMKIRGSETLQKLDHLGVEALAWYASPFEPGARLLGHNEPTVTPEWGVTAMPLYLNNRASTIYAGSNEIQRNIVAKAVLAL, from the coding sequence GTGGACCTGACCCTCAGCGTCGAAGACAGCGCCTTTCGCGACGAGGTCCGCGAGTTCCTCGACAGGAACCTGACGGAAGATCTGCGCGAAGCCGGCCGCAAGACCGGCGGTGTCTTTGCCGAGTTTGCAGCCGGGCTGCGCTGGCACAAGGTGCTGGCGGCGCGTGGCTGGTCCGCGCCAACCTGGCCGGTGGAGTACGGCGGCACCGGCTGGAGCGCCACGCAGCGCTACATCTTCGCCCGCGAATGCATCGCCCAGGACGCGCCGCGCATCTTCAGCATGGGCATCCGCATGGTCGGGCCGGTGATCATGAAGTTCGGTACCCCCGAACAGAAGGCCAGGTACCTGCCGGGCATCGTCTCGGGCGACATCGTGTTCTGCCAGGGCTATTCCGAGCCGGGATCGGGCTCCGACCTCGCCAGCCTCAAGACGCGTGCGGTGCGCGACGGCGACGACTACGTGATCAACGGTACCAAGATCTGGACGACGGGCGCCCATGTCGCCAACCGCATGTTCTGCCTGGTGCGGACTTCGGCCGAGGGCAAGCCGCAGGACGGCATCTCCTTCGTGCTGATCGACTCGATGGAGGTACCTGGATTGGCGGTGAAGCCGATCGTCACGCTGGCCGGTGACCACGAGGTCAACCAGGTGTTTTTCGACAATGTGCGCACGCCGGTCGCCAACCGCATCGGCCCCGAGAACCAGGGCTGGACGGTGGCCAAGTACCTGCTCGAGTTCGAGCGCGGCGGCGATGCCTACACACCCAACCTCCATGCGCGGATCGAGGACGTCAAACGCATCGCGCGCGAGGAGGCGGCCGACGGCTCGGGGCGCCTGATCGAGGATCGTTCCTTTGCCGAGCGCTTGGCCGAGACCGAAATCGACATCCAGGCGCTCGAGATGATCGAACTGCAGGTGCTCTCCGACCTCAGCAAGGGCCGCAACCCCGGTGCCGCTTCCTCGTCGATGAAGATCAGAGGCAGCGAGACCCTGCAGAAACTCGACCATCTCGGTGTCGAGGCGCTGGCCTGGTATGCGTCTCCCTTCGAGCCCGGGGCGCGCTTGCTGGGGCACAACGAGCCGACCGTCACGCCGGAGTGGGGCGTCACCGCGATGCCCCTCTATCTCAACAACCGGGCCTCGACGATCTACGCCGGCTCGAACGAGATCCAGCGCAACATCGTCGCCAAGGCGGTGCTCGCGCTGTGA
- the ftsH gene encoding ATP-dependent zinc metalloprotease FtsH — MRREHQFSFWYLVVAVVAIALLRDVWMQQQRVDRIPFSEFVGMLDAGRVAEVSVGETYIRGTLANPAAHEKPEFRTDRLPLDVADFLAKYRIKYRAEADTGWLKAILSWVLPVALFAGIWLLVISRMQSGMGPGGGLLAIGKSKARVYLEKSTGVTFADVAGVDEAKAELIEIVEFLREPESHARLGARLPKGILLVGPPGTGKTLLARAVAGEAGVPFFSISGSEFVEMFVGVGAARVRDLFEQARGHAPCIIFIDELDALGRARGSFMLGGHDEKEQTLNQLLAELDGFDPKAGIVLLAATNRPEILDPALLRAGRFDRQVLVDRPDRKGRADVLTVHVRKIRLASNVDIGQIAALTPGFTGADLANLVNEAALLATRRGADAVALEDFTQAIERIVAGLEKRSRILTATERERIAFHEVGHSLVAMALPGADPVQKVSIIPRGIGALGYTIQRPIEDRFLMSEPELRQRVTVLMGGRAAEMMHFTSISTGATDDLQKATDIARSMVARFGMVPNLGPVAYEAEPAPFLTPVPGMMARERHYSEATAAKIDAAIQEIVGDALSRARAILEANRPLLEQTAQTLLQRETLGPADLEVIARGVAVDRAA, encoded by the coding sequence ATGCGAAGGGAGCATCAATTCAGCTTCTGGTATCTCGTGGTGGCGGTGGTCGCCATCGCGCTCCTGCGCGACGTTTGGATGCAGCAGCAACGAGTCGACCGCATCCCCTTCAGCGAGTTCGTCGGCATGCTCGATGCCGGCCGCGTTGCCGAAGTGTCCGTGGGCGAGACCTACATTCGCGGCACCCTCGCCAACCCTGCGGCTCACGAGAAGCCCGAATTCCGCACCGACAGGCTGCCCCTCGACGTCGCCGACTTCCTTGCGAAATACAGGATAAAGTATCGAGCCGAGGCCGATACGGGATGGCTGAAGGCCATCCTGTCCTGGGTACTGCCGGTGGCACTTTTTGCCGGCATCTGGCTGCTCGTCATCAGCCGCATGCAGTCGGGGATGGGGCCGGGCGGCGGCCTCCTCGCGATCGGCAAGAGCAAGGCCCGCGTCTACCTGGAGAAGAGCACCGGCGTTACCTTCGCCGACGTGGCCGGCGTCGACGAGGCCAAGGCCGAACTGATCGAGATCGTGGAGTTCCTCAGGGAGCCCGAATCCCATGCCCGCCTGGGCGCCCGTTTGCCCAAGGGCATCCTGTTGGTCGGACCGCCGGGCACGGGCAAGACACTCCTCGCGCGCGCCGTGGCTGGTGAAGCCGGCGTCCCGTTCTTCTCCATCTCGGGATCCGAGTTCGTCGAAATGTTCGTGGGCGTCGGGGCAGCGCGCGTGCGAGACCTGTTCGAACAGGCGCGCGGCCACGCCCCCTGCATCATCTTCATCGACGAACTGGATGCCCTGGGGCGCGCCCGCGGCAGCTTCATGCTCGGTGGACATGACGAAAAGGAGCAAACGCTCAACCAGCTTCTCGCCGAGCTCGACGGCTTCGATCCCAAGGCCGGAATTGTCCTGTTGGCGGCGACCAACCGGCCCGAGATTCTCGACCCTGCCCTGTTGCGTGCTGGACGCTTCGACCGCCAGGTGCTGGTCGATCGACCGGACCGAAAGGGCCGCGCCGACGTCCTGACGGTGCATGTCCGCAAGATCCGCTTGGCATCCAATGTCGACATTGGCCAGATAGCGGCCCTGACGCCGGGCTTCACCGGCGCCGACCTCGCCAATCTCGTAAACGAGGCCGCACTCTTGGCGACGCGTCGGGGCGCCGACGCGGTCGCCCTCGAAGACTTTACTCAGGCCATTGAACGGATTGTCGCCGGCCTGGAGAAGCGCAGCCGAATCCTGACCGCGACGGAACGCGAGCGGATCGCTTTCCACGAGGTCGGCCACAGCCTGGTGGCGATGGCACTGCCCGGTGCGGATCCCGTGCAGAAGGTTTCGATCATCCCCCGCGGCATCGGTGCGCTGGGCTACACCATCCAGCGACCGATCGAGGATCGCTTCCTCATGAGCGAGCCCGAACTAAGGCAGCGCGTGACGGTGCTGATGGGCGGCCGCGCCGCCGAAATGATGCACTTCACCTCCATCTCCACCGGTGCCACCGACGACCTCCAAAAGGCAACCGACATCGCGCGCTCGATGGTTGCCCGTTTCGGGATGGTCCCCAACCTGGGCCCAGTCGCCTACGAAGCCGAGCCTGCGCCATTTCTGACGCCGGTACCCGGCATGATGGCGCGGGAACGGCACTATAGCGAGGCAACGGCTGCCAAGATCGACGCTGCCATCCAGGAGATCGTCGGGGACGCCCTGAGCCGGGCGCGCGCAATCCTCGAGGCCAATCGTCCGCTACTGGAGCAAACGGCGCAGACGCTGCTTCAACGCGAGACTCTGGGGCCGGCCGATCTCGAGGTCATCGCACGAGGCGTCGCCGTCGATCGCGCCGCCTGA
- a CDS encoding J domain-containing protein, translated as MMDPYAVLGVPKTASPDDVRKAFRKLAKKYHPDLNPGDKGAEARFKEIGQANDLLSDPEKRRRFDAGEIDALGQEVPPRGFYRDAAGGADGRKYRRAGGHESFVDMGGIFSEMFGGGSGGARGFHFEGGEGFEFGGLPVSYSLSVPFLVAARGGKQRVTLPDGRTLDIDVPEGTTDRQTLRLKGQGMPGRDGGPPGDAYVEIHVQPHAFFEPRDNDVHVELPVTLAEAALGGKVRVPTVGGPVMLNVPPGSNTGTSLRLKGRGLLDRKSGQRGDQYVRLKIVLPDAPDDKLRAFLESWEEGRKHDPRAAMEQFT; from the coding sequence ATGATGGATCCCTACGCCGTACTGGGCGTGCCCAAGACCGCCTCCCCGGATGACGTCCGCAAGGCGTTCCGCAAGCTTGCCAAGAAGTATCATCCCGACCTCAATCCGGGCGACAAGGGGGCCGAGGCCAGGTTCAAGGAGATCGGCCAGGCCAACGACCTGCTGTCCGATCCCGAGAAGCGCCGCCGCTTCGATGCCGGCGAGATCGACGCCTTGGGCCAGGAGGTACCGCCGCGCGGCTTCTATCGCGACGCGGCAGGCGGTGCGGACGGACGCAAGTACCGACGCGCCGGCGGCCACGAGTCCTTCGTCGACATGGGCGGCATCTTCTCGGAAATGTTCGGTGGTGGCAGCGGCGGCGCGCGCGGATTTCACTTCGAAGGCGGCGAAGGTTTCGAGTTCGGCGGACTTCCCGTGAGCTATTCCCTCAGTGTGCCGTTCCTGGTGGCGGCGCGCGGCGGCAAGCAGCGGGTCACGCTGCCCGACGGCCGCACGCTCGACATCGACGTTCCCGAAGGCACGACCGACCGGCAGACGCTCCGACTCAAGGGTCAGGGCATGCCCGGCCGCGACGGCGGACCGCCGGGCGATGCCTATGTCGAGATCCACGTCCAGCCGCACGCCTTCTTCGAGCCGCGCGACAACGACGTTCACGTCGAGCTTCCGGTAACACTCGCCGAGGCCGCTCTCGGCGGCAAGGTGCGCGTGCCGACGGTTGGCGGCCCGGTCATGTTGAACGTGCCGCCCGGCTCGAACACCGGCACGTCGCTCCGGCTCAAGGGCCGCGGCCTGCTCGACCGCAAGTCGGGCCAGCGCGGCGACCAGTATGTCAGGCTCAAGATCGTGCTGCCCGACGCGCCCGACGACAAGCTCAGGGCGTTCCTGGAATCGTGGGAGGAGGGTCGAAAGCACGATCCGCGCGCGGCGATGGAGCAGTTCACATGA
- a CDS encoding NAD(P)H-dependent oxidoreductase, translating to MPRKILILNGHPDASSKGLCHALAEAYAEGARDAGNDVRRIDVAGLDFGFLRSQAEFEKGKVPAAIVAAQQDILWADHLVVVFPLWLGDIPAVLKAFFEQTLRPGFAFDYRPSGLPTMHLKGRSARVIVTMGMPAFVYRWYFRAHGLKNLERNILKFVGIGPVRATLIGGVGGAKSQTIRKRLDEVTNLGRSGF from the coding sequence ATGCCCCGAAAGATCCTGATCCTCAACGGTCATCCCGATGCCTCCAGCAAGGGCCTGTGCCATGCGCTGGCCGAGGCCTACGCCGAAGGTGCGCGTGACGCCGGCAACGACGTGCGCCGCATCGACGTGGCCGGCCTCGATTTCGGCTTTCTTCGTTCGCAGGCGGAATTTGAGAAGGGCAAGGTACCCGCCGCCATCGTTGCTGCCCAACAAGACATCCTGTGGGCCGACCATCTGGTGGTCGTCTTCCCGCTGTGGCTCGGCGACATCCCGGCGGTGCTGAAGGCGTTCTTCGAGCAGACGCTGCGGCCGGGCTTCGCCTTCGACTACCGGCCGAGCGGCCTTCCGACGATGCATCTCAAGGGTCGGTCGGCGCGCGTCATCGTCACCATGGGCATGCCAGCCTTCGTCTATCGCTGGTATTTCCGGGCCCATGGGCTCAAGAACCTTGAGCGGAATATCCTGAAGTTCGTCGGCATCGGGCCCGTGCGCGCCACGCTGATCGGCGGCGTCGGCGGCGCAAAGAGCCAGACGATCCGGAAGCGCCTGGACGAAGTCACGAACCTCGGCCGAAGCGGGTTCTAG
- a CDS encoding xanthine dehydrogenase family protein molybdopterin-binding subunit, translating into MTIGRSISRREDARFLTGRGRYTDNTAPSDCAAVLFVRSPHAHARIVSIDKRDALAAPGAIAIYTADDTSADGLGHVPTISEIKDPAGNRHREPTHLPMSVSKVRFVGDIVAMVIADTPDQARDAAEALGVAYEEQPAVVTVADALAPDAPQLHDDAPGNLMCRWERGDRAATETAFARAAHVARLAIRSPRQIAHYMETRAVWSAYSATEELVTVTLSSQGVHIPHRLMCERVLNLPREKLRLVTEDVGGGFGPKYPISVESILIAWATRKLRRGLRWSAERTEHALSDTHARDLVANAELALDSDGRFLGLRVKAEANYGAYLGMFAPSIPTTGMAKVISGLYRIPALCLDFDCAFSNTVPVDAIRGAGKPEALFLLERLVDIAARETGRSPVDLRRLNLLRPEDMPYKAASGYTYDAADCPRLFEAALQAADVAGFAARRAASEARGALRGLGLSCHLHGTGGIADEHVVVRVEPDRLVAFAGTQSQGQGHETVFAQILSTALGVPVERIELHQGDTRANPHGGGTGGSSSTIISGTTLKRAADVVIERGRDLAAERLEAAPADIQYRDGAFEVVGTDHRIGLFELAAWRRFEGDAVFADKIDSFPTGVMVCEVEIDPDTGAVRVDRFTSAVDAGIVVNPRLLEGQVQGGVVHGLGNALMEQAVYDEAGQLLTATLMDYALPRADDVPGVAVTTIATPSPNNILGFKGVGELPTNGAPAALGNAVMDALRPHAVRHIDMPITAEKVWRALHSS; encoded by the coding sequence ATGACGATCGGCCGGTCGATCTCGAGGCGTGAAGATGCCCGATTCCTGACGGGTCGCGGACGATACACGGATAATACGGCGCCGAGCGACTGCGCTGCCGTCCTGTTTGTGCGCTCGCCGCATGCCCACGCGCGGATCGTCTCCATCGACAAGCGCGACGCGCTCGCCGCGCCCGGCGCCATCGCGATCTACACCGCGGACGACACGTCGGCCGACGGGCTGGGCCACGTGCCGACCATCAGCGAGATCAAGGATCCCGCTGGCAACCGGCATCGAGAGCCGACGCACCTGCCGATGTCGGTTAGCAAGGTGCGGTTCGTCGGCGACATCGTCGCCATGGTGATCGCCGATACGCCCGACCAGGCGCGCGACGCCGCCGAGGCGTTGGGGGTGGCATACGAGGAGCAGCCGGCCGTCGTCACGGTAGCCGACGCGCTCGCGCCGGATGCACCGCAGCTGCACGACGACGCGCCCGGAAACCTCATGTGCCGCTGGGAGCGCGGCGATCGCGCGGCCACCGAGACGGCCTTCGCCAGAGCCGCGCACGTCGCGCGGCTGGCCATCCGCTCGCCGCGTCAGATCGCCCACTACATGGAAACGCGCGCGGTCTGGTCGGCCTATTCGGCGACCGAAGAACTCGTCACGGTCACGCTGTCCTCGCAGGGCGTGCACATCCCGCACCGGCTGATGTGCGAGCGCGTGTTGAACCTGCCCAGGGAAAAGCTCAGGCTGGTCACGGAGGATGTCGGCGGCGGCTTCGGCCCGAAGTATCCCATTTCCGTCGAATCGATCCTGATCGCCTGGGCGACGCGCAAACTCCGGCGCGGCCTGCGTTGGAGCGCCGAGCGGACCGAACATGCTCTCAGCGACACGCATGCGCGCGACCTTGTCGCCAACGCCGAGCTGGCGCTCGACAGCGACGGCCGCTTCCTCGGCCTGCGCGTCAAGGCGGAGGCCAACTATGGCGCCTATCTCGGCATGTTCGCGCCGTCGATCCCGACTACCGGCATGGCCAAGGTGATCTCCGGCCTCTATCGCATCCCCGCGCTCTGTCTCGACTTCGACTGCGCCTTCAGCAACACCGTGCCGGTCGACGCCATTCGCGGCGCCGGCAAACCGGAGGCGCTGTTCCTGCTCGAGCGGCTGGTCGACATCGCCGCCCGCGAGACCGGGCGATCTCCGGTCGACCTGCGCCGGCTGAATTTGCTGCGGCCCGAGGACATGCCCTACAAGGCGGCGAGCGGTTACACCTACGATGCCGCCGATTGCCCACGCCTGTTCGAGGCCGCGTTGCAGGCGGCCGATGTCGCGGGGTTCGCCGCACGTCGCGCGGCGAGCGAAGCCAGGGGAGCCCTGCGCGGCCTCGGCCTCTCCTGCCATCTGCACGGCACCGGCGGCATCGCCGACGAGCATGTCGTGGTGCGGGTCGAACCCGACCGACTGGTCGCCTTCGCCGGCACGCAGAGCCAGGGCCAGGGCCACGAAACCGTGTTCGCGCAGATCCTGTCGACGGCCCTCGGCGTCCCGGTGGAACGGATCGAACTGCACCAGGGCGATACGCGCGCCAACCCGCACGGTGGCGGCACCGGCGGCTCCTCCTCGACCATCATCAGCGGCACGACACTCAAACGCGCCGCCGACGTCGTGATCGAGCGCGGCCGCGATCTCGCCGCCGAACGGCTGGAGGCCGCGCCGGCCGATATCCAGTATCGCGACGGTGCCTTCGAGGTTGTCGGTACCGACCATCGCATCGGCCTGTTCGAACTGGCCGCTTGGAGGCGCTTCGAGGGCGACGCCGTGTTCGCCGACAAGATCGACTCATTCCCGACCGGCGTCATGGTCTGCGAGGTCGAGATCGATCCCGACACGGGCGCCGTGCGCGTCGACCGCTTCACCTCCGCCGTCGACGCGGGCATCGTGGTGAATCCCCGCCTGCTCGAGGGCCAGGTGCAGGGCGGTGTCGTCCACGGTCTCGGTAATGCCCTCATGGAGCAGGCGGTGTACGACGAGGCGGGCCAGCTCCTGACGGCGACGCTGATGGACTATGCGCTGCCGCGGGCCGACGACGTGCCAGGTGTTGCCGTCACGACCATCGCCACGCCCTCGCCCAACAACATCCTGGGCTTCAAGGGCGTCGGCGAGCTGCCGACCAATGGCGCGCCGGCCGCGCTCGGCAACGCCGTGATGGACGCGCTGCGGCCACACGCTGTCCGGCACATCGACATGCCTATCACGGCCGAGAAGGTCTGGCGGGCGCTGCACAGCTCCTGA
- a CDS encoding threonine aldolase family protein, translated as MQNRFIDLYSDTKTRPSPGMRKAMAEAEVGDEQKFEDPTTERLRERVCEILGKEDSVFLPSGTMANQIAIRIQCRLGDEVIADRTAHIINAESGGTAANSGVMIRMLDGPNGVFTAEQVQAAIRDPNIRHAPRSRLVSVENTSNGGFGTAWPLATMQAVSKVARGAGLALHMDGARLCNASVKTGTPARDYAACVDSLWLDYSKGLGAPVGASLAGSREFIREAWRQKQMLGGSMRQSGVIAAAALYALEHNWDRLAEDHDNAHHLAEGVANIAGLECDVPRMQTNLVFFDVKKPGWTAPRLVEACRERGVGLGANSPTRIRAVTHLDVNRVDIDAALKVIGDVLAA; from the coding sequence ATGCAAAACCGCTTCATCGACCTCTACAGCGACACCAAGACCAGGCCTTCACCGGGCATGCGCAAGGCGATGGCCGAGGCCGAGGTCGGCGACGAGCAGAAGTTCGAGGACCCGACGACCGAGCGACTGCGCGAGCGAGTGTGCGAGATCCTCGGCAAGGAGGACTCGGTCTTCCTGCCGAGCGGGACCATGGCCAACCAGATCGCCATCCGCATACAGTGCCGGCTGGGCGACGAGGTGATCGCCGACCGCACGGCGCACATCATCAACGCCGAGTCCGGCGGGACGGCCGCCAATTCCGGCGTGATGATCCGCATGCTCGACGGCCCCAACGGCGTCTTCACCGCCGAGCAAGTACAGGCGGCGATCCGCGACCCCAACATCCGCCATGCCCCGCGCTCGCGTCTGGTATCGGTGGAAAACACCTCCAACGGCGGCTTCGGCACCGCGTGGCCGCTCGCCACCATGCAGGCGGTCTCCAAGGTGGCGCGTGGCGCCGGCCTCGCCCTGCACATGGATGGCGCGCGGCTGTGCAACGCGAGCGTCAAGACCGGCACGCCGGCGAGGGACTATGCCGCCTGCGTGGATTCGCTGTGGCTCGACTACAGCAAGGGACTCGGCGCGCCGGTCGGCGCGAGCCTCGCCGGCTCCCGGGAATTCATCAGGGAGGCCTGGCGGCAGAAGCAGATGCTGGGCGGTTCGATGCGGCAGTCCGGCGTCATCGCTGCCGCCGCGCTCTACGCGCTGGAGCACAACTGGGACCGGCTGGCGGAGGACCACGACAACGCCCACCACCTCGCCGAAGGTGTAGCCAATATCGCGGGCCTCGAGTGCGATGTGCCGAGGATGCAGACCAATCTTGTATTCTTCGACGTGAAAAAGCCGGGCTGGACCGCGCCCAGGCTGGTCGAGGCCTGCAGGGAGCGCGGCGTCGGCCTCGGCGCCAACTCGCCGACCCGCATTCGCGCGGTCACCCATCTCGACGTCAACCGTGTCGACATCGACGCGGCGCTCAAGGTGATCGGCGACGTGCTGGCTGCCTGA
- a CDS encoding enoyl-CoA hydratase/isomerase family protein, whose amino-acid sequence MPEELLYAVDGPIATVTLNAPQRMNTISGPMLKQLTDALVRANEDGMVRVVILTGAGRAFCAGLNLEAQSKDTDNLSVGSGASPTSIDLRNTPPPVLHAMDKPVIAALNGSAAGYGLDLALGADIRVMAQSAKLAASYAKRGVLPESGGTWYLPRLLGWAKAAEIIFTGRTLGAEQSLSLGLVNSVVPDADVLGAARALALEIAANAPLAIQAAKRMMRMAWNEPFNEHVHHVFLQLLPLMQTEDMKEGVRAFLEKREPSFQGR is encoded by the coding sequence ATGCCGGAAGAATTGCTTTATGCCGTCGACGGGCCGATCGCGACGGTGACGCTGAACGCCCCGCAGCGCATGAACACCATCTCCGGACCGATGCTGAAGCAGCTCACCGACGCGCTGGTGCGGGCGAACGAGGACGGGATGGTGCGGGTGGTCATCCTGACCGGTGCCGGCCGGGCCTTCTGCGCCGGTCTCAATCTCGAGGCCCAGAGCAAGGATACCGACAACCTGTCGGTCGGATCGGGCGCCTCGCCCACCAGTATAGACCTGCGCAATACGCCGCCACCGGTGCTGCATGCCATGGACAAGCCGGTGATCGCCGCGCTGAACGGCAGTGCTGCGGGCTACGGCCTCGATCTGGCGCTGGGTGCCGACATCCGGGTCATGGCGCAATCGGCCAAGCTCGCCGCTTCATATGCCAAGCGCGGCGTGCTGCCCGAATCGGGCGGCACCTGGTACCTGCCGCGGCTGCTGGGCTGGGCGAAGGCAGCGGAGATCATCTTCACCGGGCGCACGCTCGGCGCGGAGCAATCGTTGTCGCTCGGCCTGGTCAACAGCGTCGTGCCCGACGCCGACGTCCTGGGAGCGGCGCGCGCCCTCGCACTGGAAATCGCAGCCAATGCCCCGCTCGCCATCCAGGCCGCCAAGCGCATGATGCGCATGGCCTGGAACGAGCCGTTCAACGAGCACGTTCATCATGTCTTTCTGCAGCTACTGCCCCTGATGCAGACCGAAGACATGAAGGAGGGCGTTCGTGCCTTCCTGGAAAAGCGCGAGCCGAGCTTCCAAGGACGGTAG
- a CDS encoding VOC family protein: MTFLLNIDVPDVAAAERFYTEAFGLTVGRRFGTDFVELTGWPAPVYLLTKEPGTVGAGGDRRRYERHWTPIHADIVVDDVDAAVTRAVAVGARVEAAARDTPYGRIAMLADPFGHGFCLLQFNARGYDALIEAV; encoded by the coding sequence ATGACGTTCCTGCTCAACATCGATGTGCCCGACGTCGCCGCGGCCGAACGCTTCTACACCGAGGCGTTCGGGCTGACGGTGGGGCGCCGTTTCGGCACCGATTTCGTCGAGCTGACGGGCTGGCCCGCGCCTGTCTATCTGTTGACCAAGGAGCCAGGCACCGTCGGCGCCGGTGGAGACAGGCGGCGCTACGAACGTCATTGGACGCCGATCCATGCCGACATCGTGGTGGACGACGTGGATGCAGCCGTGACCCGTGCCGTCGCCGTGGGCGCCAGGGTCGAGGCGGCGGCGCGCGACACGCCCTATGGACGCATCGCCATGCTCGCCGATCCCTTCGGGCACGGCTTCTGCCTGCTGCAGTTCAACGCGCGCGGCTACGACGCGTTGATCGAGGCCGTGTAG
- a CDS encoding NADPH:quinone oxidoreductase family protein, translating to MKAMICRQWGGPEQLHLEEIERSPLGPQQVRIRIAAAGVSFATTLVIAGKYQRRPSFPFAPGTEVSGVVIETGPACRRLKVGDEVVAVLDWGGLAEEAVAHEVNVFPKPRNLGFVEAIQLPISYPTSAGALTWPLALDVQKGHTLLVHAAAGGVGMAAVEIGKILGATVIATAGGARKTAFAKAHGADHVIDYTVGDFRDEVLKLTNGRGVDRVYDPVGGDVFAQSLRCMAVEGRICPIGFASGVIPQVPANILLVKSIAVMGFNYGYYVGWSPHDARFEQADRTFALMERIRGWCEASLCRPHVDRTFSLDQAAEAMHALLERQVTGRVAVVMERRP from the coding sequence ATGAAAGCCATGATCTGCCGCCAATGGGGCGGGCCCGAGCAATTGCACCTGGAAGAGATCGAGCGGTCGCCGCTCGGGCCGCAACAGGTACGCATCCGGATCGCAGCGGCGGGCGTGAGCTTCGCCACCACCCTCGTCATCGCCGGCAAGTACCAGCGTCGACCGTCCTTCCCCTTCGCGCCCGGCACCGAAGTGTCGGGCGTCGTCATCGAGACCGGCCCGGCCTGCCGCCGGCTCAAGGTCGGCGACGAGGTCGTGGCGGTGCTCGACTGGGGTGGCCTCGCCGAGGAGGCCGTCGCGCACGAGGTCAACGTGTTTCCCAAGCCGCGGAACCTCGGATTCGTCGAGGCGATCCAGCTTCCGATCTCCTACCCGACCTCGGCCGGCGCGCTCACCTGGCCGCTCGCCCTCGATGTCCAGAAAGGCCACACGCTGCTGGTCCATGCCGCGGCGGGCGGCGTCGGCATGGCGGCCGTCGAGATCGGCAAGATCCTGGGCGCGACCGTCATCGCGACGGCCGGCGGCGCGCGCAAGACCGCATTCGCCAAGGCGCACGGCGCCGACCATGTCATCGACTACACCGTGGGCGACTTTCGCGACGAGGTGCTGAAGTTGACGAACGGCCGCGGTGTCGATCGCGTCTACGACCCGGTGGGCGGCGACGTGTTCGCCCAGTCGCTGCGCTGCATGGCGGTCGAGGGTCGCATCTGCCCGATCGGCTTCGCCTCCGGCGTCATCCCGCAGGTCCCCGCCAACATCCTGCTCGTCAAGAGCATCGCGGTGATGGGTTTCAACTACGGTTACTACGTCGGCTGGAGCCCGCATGACGCACGCTTCGAACAAGCCGACCGCACCTTCGCGCTGATGGAGCGCATCCGTGGCTGGTGCGAGGCGAGCCTGTGCCGCCCGCACGTCGACCGCACCTTCAGCCTCGACCAGGCGGCCGAGGCGATGCATGCGCTGCTGGAACGGCAGGTCACGGGACGCGTCGCCGTCGTCATGGAGCGCCGACCATGA